From Candidatus Zixiibacteriota bacterium, one genomic window encodes:
- a CDS encoding GTP-binding protein — translation ILRDGIQVPIVGPPNAGKSSLFNAILAEERAIVTEIPGTTRDTIAEKIELDGIIVRFIDTAGMRETDDRIESIGVERARREIAGAQIVIAVFDAAKTSIAAIREFLDGYAGKQIALVLNKIDLLTEAQIANLDAEFQAAFPSLVSARNLVGIDELLARISRYIANTMQPLGTDNNLLTNPRHQRCILSAVAALGAVRAKLAADESFELLAFDLRLAVEALEEILGRITNEDLLAEIFSRFCIGK, via the coding sequence AGATTCTGCGCGACGGTATCCAGGTACCGATTGTCGGGCCGCCCAACGCCGGCAAGTCGTCGCTCTTCAATGCCATCCTCGCCGAGGAACGCGCCATCGTTACCGAGATTCCCGGCACCACCCGCGACACCATCGCCGAAAAAATCGAACTTGACGGTATCATTGTGCGCTTCATCGACACGGCCGGCATGAGAGAAACTGATGATCGTATCGAGTCGATCGGCGTCGAACGCGCCCGCCGCGAGATTGCCGGTGCTCAAATCGTCATCGCCGTCTTCGACGCCGCCAAAACCTCGATCGCGGCGATCCGCGAATTTCTGGACGGCTACGCCGGCAAGCAGATTGCACTGGTGCTAAACAAGATTGACTTGCTGACGGAGGCGCAGATTGCCAACTTGGATGCGGAATTCCAGGCCGCCTTTCCCAGTCTCGTCTCCGCCAGGAACCTGGTCGGTATCGATGAGCTTCTGGCGCGCATCTCCCGGTACATCGCCAACACCATGCAGCCGCTCGGCACTGACAACAACCTTTTGACCAACCCGCGTCATCAGCGCTGCATCCTCAGCGCCGTTGCCGCGCTCGGTGCCGTCCGGGCCAAGCTCGCCGCCGATGAAAGTTTCGAACTGCTCGCTTTCGACCTGAGACTGGCTGTCGAAGCACTCGAAGAGATCCTCGGCCGGATCACTAACGAAGACCTCCTCGCGGAAATCTTCTCCCGTTTCTGCATCGGCAAGTAG
- the mnmG gene encoding tRNA uridine-5-carboxymethylaminomethyl(34) synthesis enzyme MnmG: MVDFDVIVIGGGHAGIEAACATARMGLATALVSGDLARIGEMSCNPAIGGTGKGQLVREIDALGGIMGYITDNTGIHFRTLNKSKGPAVWSSRAQCDRKLYREFAQRVISDIPNLTAIAGMAVGITAQDSDFERVVLADGREIRASACILASGTFLNGLIHIGEEQIPAGRVNEAPALHLSESLQKLGFETGRLKTGTPPRLEGETIDYSRLEPQPGDDYFKSFSMRTKQQVVSRALCHITYTSPETHRIIQANLHRSAMFSGNIQGIGPRYCPSIEDKINRFRDKERHQLFIEPEGLDTTEIYINGLSTSLPADVQLEILHSIPGLEQVVMKRPGYAIEYDFFPAHQIKPTLETRLINNLYFCGQINGTSGYEEAGAQGLVAGINAARKLMHLEPFILDRSEAYIGVMIDDLVTRTPTEPYRMFTSRAEYRLALREDNAADRLIGYGREFGLVDDEVYDRFLQRRQSVEDEKKRLNRTLVPVAWVDPSANGDKQHMAILLRRPKLAYADFGKFDDICAAMPIDLAEQVEIEIKYAGYLEKQDREIARFRELESKRIPDGFDVTKVSGLKKEAVQVMAKYRPVNLGQASRLSGITYSDITVLMIHLRRYRETNVSRETS, translated from the coding sequence ATGGTTGATTTCGACGTTATCGTCATCGGCGGCGGTCATGCCGGTATTGAAGCCGCTTGTGCTACGGCCCGCATGGGTCTAGCGACCGCCCTCGTCTCCGGCGACCTTGCCAGGATCGGCGAGATGTCGTGTAATCCGGCGATCGGCGGGACCGGTAAAGGTCAGCTTGTGCGGGAAATCGATGCCCTTGGCGGAATTATGGGCTATATCACTGATAATACCGGCATCCACTTCCGCACGCTTAACAAGAGCAAAGGCCCGGCAGTCTGGTCGTCGCGTGCGCAGTGCGACCGCAAGCTTTATCGTGAATTTGCGCAGAGAGTTATATCTGATATACCGAATCTGACGGCAATTGCCGGAATGGCGGTTGGTATCACGGCGCAAGATTCTGACTTTGAGCGCGTTGTGCTTGCCGACGGCCGCGAAATTCGCGCGAGTGCATGTATCCTCGCCTCCGGTACATTCCTTAACGGCTTAATTCACATCGGCGAGGAGCAGATACCAGCCGGTCGCGTCAACGAAGCGCCAGCGCTCCATCTCTCGGAGTCGCTGCAGAAGCTCGGCTTCGAGACGGGACGTCTCAAGACCGGCACTCCACCGCGCCTTGAAGGCGAGACTATCGACTATAGCCGGCTTGAACCCCAGCCGGGGGATGACTATTTCAAGTCATTCTCCATGCGCACCAAGCAGCAGGTCGTTAGCCGCGCACTCTGCCACATCACGTACACATCGCCTGAGACGCATCGGATCATCCAGGCCAACCTCCACCGCTCGGCCATGTTCTCCGGCAACATTCAGGGAATCGGTCCGCGCTACTGCCCGTCGATCGAAGACAAGATCAATCGCTTCCGTGACAAGGAGCGCCACCAGCTCTTTATCGAACCAGAAGGCCTCGATACCACCGAGATCTATATCAACGGGCTGTCGACGTCGCTGCCGGCTGACGTCCAACTGGAAATCCTGCATTCAATTCCCGGTCTCGAGCAGGTCGTCATGAAGCGGCCAGGCTACGCGATCGAGTATGATTTCTTTCCGGCGCACCAGATCAAGCCGACGCTCGAAACGCGCCTCATCAACAATCTATATTTCTGCGGCCAGATCAACGGAACCTCGGGCTACGAGGAAGCTGGAGCCCAGGGCCTCGTTGCCGGAATCAACGCCGCCCGCAAGCTAATGCATCTGGAACCGTTTATTCTTGACCGTTCGGAGGCGTATATCGGAGTTATGATCGACGATCTCGTAACCCGCACGCCGACCGAACCGTATCGCATGTTCACCTCCCGAGCCGAGTATCGATTGGCACTCCGAGAGGACAATGCTGCTGACCGACTAATCGGTTACGGACGCGAGTTTGGTCTGGTCGATGATGAGGTATACGATCGCTTTCTCCAACGCCGGCAATCTGTTGAAGATGAGAAAAAGCGGCTGAACCGGACTCTTGTCCCAGTTGCTTGGGTAGATCCATCGGCCAATGGCGACAAGCAGCACATGGCGATACTGCTGCGTCGACCGAAACTGGCCTATGCAGATTTCGGAAAATTCGATGATATCTGCGCGGCGATGCCAATTGATCTGGCCGAGCAGGTCGAAATCGAAATCAAGTACGCGGGCTACCTTGAAAAGCAGGACCGCGAAATCGCCCGCTTCCGCGAGCTTGAGTCAAAGCGAATTCCCGACGGATTCGACGTGACCAAGGTCAGCGGGCTGAAGAAAGAAGCGGTGCAGGTTATGGCGAAATATCGGCCGGTGAACCTTGGCCAGGCCTCTCGTTTGTCTGGTATCACTTATTCTGATATTACCGTGTTAATGATTCACTTAAGGCGTTATCGTGAGACCAATGTTTCACGTGAAACATCGTGA